In the genome of Deltaproteobacteria bacterium, the window AGACGGCCCCGAAAAGATGGGGCCTCCTCAGGGTGAGTGGAAATTATCTTCTCGAGACAACAACCGAACCGTTCGCCCTGAGGAGCCGCCCTCTTCTGGCGGCGTCTCGAAGGGCGTATTGGCGACGCCGTCGCTCGCCGGCCCCGACCTGCTGCGTATCCCACCGAACGCGGCGACGCGGACAGTCGATCGCCATGGGCAGGCGCTCGCAGCGCGCGACATGGAAGCCCTGGCGCGGTTGTGCACCCCGACGATGGTCTTCGATGATCGGCGCCGCGGCGTCCTCCTCACCGGTGGTGGCGACATGTTCATCGCGAGCAGTCGGATCATCGCCAGCGCACGCGTGGCGCGCACACTGCTCGCTACAGCAGGCGACCGCCTGGCACTCGAGCATCTCCGCTGGAGCGGCGAAGCGGCCGGGCAGGAATGGGAGGTCGAGAACCTCAGCCTTCAGGAGGTTGACGCCGACGGCCTGAGCATTGCGATCATCGCGTTCGACCCCGGTGATCGCCGCGCCGCCAGCGTGGAGATGCTCGATCGCGATCCGCGCTGCGATGCAGTGCAGCGCGCGATGGGCGACCACGACCTCGATCGTCTCCGTGCCGCCCTGCCTGCCGACTTCGTCTTTGACGACCATCGGCGTACCGGACTCGGCCGGCTTGGGCGCGACGACTACGTTGCCTCGCTGGCCGTGCTTTTCGAGCAGACGCCCGACGTGATCATCGAGACGCTGTACACGATTGCCGCAGAAGAGCACCGCAACCTCAGCATGGGCCACATGTTCGGCACGCTTGCCAACGGCGGCGAGTTCGAGTCCGTCGCCGTACGCCTTGCGTCGTTCTCGGATGACGGAGTCGTGACGGTTGAGCTGTTCGAGCCCGAGGACCTCGACGTCGCGCGGGCACGGTTTGAGGAACTTGGAGGAATTGTGGCGAAGAACCCCTCTGTATCTCCCCTTGGTAAGGGGAGAACCGAAGAGGGGTCGACCGATCCGCTGCGCATTCCGCCGAACGCGGCGACGCGGGCGAACGTGCGCTCCTTCGAGTTCATCGCCACCCGAGATTGGTCCGCATTCCGAGCGCTGACGAGTGCGGACTTCATCTTCGACGATCGTCGCAAGCGGTCGCTGGTGAGCGGCGACGTCGAACTGTTCATCAAAAATCTCGAAGTGGTCATCTCGTGGCAAGTCTCGCGCAGGACGCTCGAGCTTCTCGCGACGGTCGGAGACCGGCTTGCGCTTGACCGTATCGCCTTTGCCGGCGACCACGATGGAGGCACCTTCGAGGGCGAATTCCTCCGGCTCACGGAGATCGACGCGGACGGACGACTACGGGCGGTGATCCACTTCGACCTCGACGACGGCCGCGTCGCGTTCGCCGAGGCGCAGGCGCGCTTCGTCGCCGGGGAGGCCGCCTTGGTCGGCGGGCAGGTTCCGATCGCAGCTCTGATCCGAGCACTCGGGCGCCAGGACTGGGAGGTGCTGAGCAATGTTCTGGCTCCTGACGCCGCGATCTGCGACCGCCGCGGGCTGGCGATCATGGGAGAGGTCTCCGGCGAACAGTGGGTCGAGTCGCTGCGGACGCTGGCCGAGCTGGCGCCTGACATGGACTGGGAGTTGGTCCGGATACTCGCCTGGAACCGCCACGGTCGGGTGGGCGTGGGTCGACTGTTCGGCACCACGCGCGACGGCGGCCCGTTCGAGAACGCGTTCGTCGCGGTCTTGCTGAGCAGCGGCGATCACGTCCAGCGCTACGAGTTCTTCGACATCGGTGACATCGACCAGGCGCTGGCGCGCTTCGCCGAGCTGTGCGCGGAGCTTCGAGAGTAACATTTGAAATGACCAAAGAGACTCAAAGGACAGCAAGGACAGTCGACGCTGAACACTGTCCTTGGTGTCGTTGTCGTCTTTTTGGTCCTTTCCCCGGTGGGGGCGAGCTATGAGCAAAGGCTTCATACCCACGCACGGTGGCTACAAGAAGCTGCTCTCCCACCAGAAGGCGCAGATCGTCTACGACGCGACGGTTTCCTTCTGCGGTCGGTTCGTCGACAAGCGCAGCCGCACTCATGATCAGATGATCCAGGCGGCCCGCTCCGGCAAGCAGAACATCATCGAAGGCAGCATGGCCTCCGCGACATCCAAGGAAACCGAGATCAAGCTCACCAACGTGGCACGCGCCAGCTTAGAAGAGCTGCTGGCCGACTACCGTGACTTCCTGCGAGTGCGCGGCATAGAAGAATGGCCCAAGGATCATTCCTATGCGCAGCGCCTTCGCAACCTGAACAAGATTCCCAACGCCACCTACGCGACCTTCCGCAAGGGCATCGAGAACTCCGACCCGGCAATCGCTGCGAATGTGATCATCGGCTTGATCCGCGTGGCCAGTTACCTGCTGGACCGTCAGCTCCGATACCTTGAGGAAGCCTTTGTCAAAGAGGGCGGCTTGCGTGAACGCATGACCCGCGCCCGTCTCGAAGAACGGAAGCGGGCAAGATGAAGAACGCCGGTCGCGTCGCGTGTACGCCGTAAGCGCATCACCTGATCAAGGCGGTCGTCAGGTGAGAAGAACGGCACGCTCACCAGGAAAAGCCCGCGAGACTCTCTTCACATTTTGGCGACGACCTTCTCGCCGAATTCGGTCAACTGCTCCTCGCCTTTGACGTTGATCGCCAACAGCGAGAGTCCGTGTTCACTTTCGCGGCGGCGCAGTTCGTCGACGATCTCCCCCGGCGTGCCGGCCAGAACCATCGGGTGCCGCCGCGCCTGCTCCGCTGTCGGGCCGAAGAACGCCGCCATGCCCTCCAGGACCTGACGTGTCTGCGCCAGCGAGCTGGTGATCTGCAGGTTGAAGATCGTTGAGGCGTACTGCACCGCACCTTTCGGCCGGCCAGCGCGCGCCTCGGCTTCACGAACGCGCGCGAGCTTCTGGCGCACCGCCGCATCGTTGAACTTCTGTAGCTCGGTCAAAGTCGCCGTGCCCGCCTTGCCGAGCGCGGGAACCATGTGGACGATGTCGGCCCACTCGCCGGCACGGCGCAGGATGCCCGCACCGCTGCCGCCGAGCATCAGCGGAGGATGGGGCTGCTGCATCGGGCGTGGCAGGCAGACTGCGTCTTTCACGCGGTAGAACTTCCCTGCCAGCGTGAACGGCTCGGGTCGCCAGAGACCTCGAATGATCGCCACCGCTTCGTCCATCCGTTGCAGTCGCTCGCTCACGTCGGGGAAGTCGATGCCCATCATCTCGAACTCGGCACGCATCCAGCCGGCGCCGACGCCCGCGATCACGCGCCCGTCGCTGGCCTCGTCAACTTGCGCAAGGAGCCGCGCGTGCATGGCGGGATGGCGGTAGAGCATGCAGGCAACGTAGCTGGCGATGCGGATCGTGCGGGTGCGCTGCACCAATGTCGCCATGACGAAAAACAACTCGTACGCTGGCACCTCCGGGCGCAGCGTGCCCATGGCCTCGAAGACGTAGTGATCCGGCACGAACACCGCGTCGAATCCGAGGGACTCGGCCAACAGCGTCTGCGACACCACCGCCTCAATCCCCATCTGGTCATTCCGCACGCGGTCACCGGTCGCTGCCGGCGATCCGTATAATCGCGCCGACGATCGCATCGCATTCATGATGCCAGCGACCTGGAGGGCAAACTTCATGCGAGGATTGTAGAGCGAAAGCACTCGCGAGTCACGAGTCACGCGTCGGCGTCGCAGTCTGACCATGCCCCGCACCTCGCAGCCTTGTCCTTCTGACCGTTCCCTGTGTAAGCTTCGCCGCACGTTTGGGTAGAAACCCTTGCGGATTGTTTGTCCGCTGGGCTGCGGGGGCGAACATTGGAACTTGGGAAACCGAGTCAAACAGCGATCATTGTCGCCTTGTTCCGGGCAGCGCACCTCCATCTCCTCGGTGGCCCCAAGATCCACGAGGATACGTTCGCACTTCGCCTCAGCGGCCTGCGTGGCGGTTGATTGCGGCCGTGTTCTGAGGAGCGACCCACGGAACAGCGCGACCGCAATCGACTCGCTATGAACGGTCACGATACGGGAGATCCGGGTCCGACATTCACTTCAGTCGCGTCGACGATGCGCTCACAGGAGGGCCACCAGTGCGGATAATGTTCACGTCGATCGGTGGCCACGGCCACTTCCGTCCGATGGCTCCACTCGCGCAGGCGCTTCGCGACGCGCACCACGATGTGGTGGTCGCGACCATGGAGTCGTTCCGCGGGAGCGTTGAAGATCTCGGGTTGGAGATCATCCCGGTTGGCATCACGTATGTCGAGGCCATGCGGCGACTGCATGCCGCGCATCCCGAGTTTCGGTCATTGCGACCTGAGGAAGAGAGCCGGCGGGTTGTGACGGACCTCTTCATCGGCATACTCACTCCGTCCATTCTCGAGGCGCTGCCCCGCCTGCTCGGCTGGGCACCGGATGTTGTTGTGCGCGAAGAGGGGGAGTTCGCAGGGCCGATCGTGGCAGCGAAGGCAGGAGTGCCGTGGGTGGATCACGGCTGGGGGCCGATGCGCCCACCGGAGATGGTCATGGCAGCCGCGGCGGCGTTGGAACCGTTGTGGCGCGCCCACGGTCTGGAGCCCGATACGGCGGGCGGCACCTATCGCTGGCTCTATTTCGATCCGTGCCCCCCTTCGCTTCAGTTTCCATACGCAGCAAGCGTCGAGGTGGCGCATCTCGTGCGCCCGGAGATCGCCCGATCGCGCCGGCCGGCCTCCGGGCTCGATTGGATCAATCGCGTTCACCGGCCGATCGTGTACGTGACGCTGGGCACGGCTCCGCGCTTCGCCGGAGACTTGGAGTTCTTCCAGATCGTGATCGCCGCGCTGGCCGGCGAGGTCGAGCTCGTGATCACCGTGGGTCCCGAAGGTGACCCCGACGCCATAGGGTCCGTACCCGATGGCGTCCACGTCGAACGATTCATCCCGCAAGCAGCGCTGCTGCCGCACTGCGCGCTGGTGATCAGCAACGGCGGTTCGGGTTCTACGCTCGGCGCGCTCTCCCACGGTGTCCCGGTCCTGGCGGTCCCCGCGGCGTCGCCGAGCCAGCGTCGCAATGCCGATGCGCTCGCCGCGTCCGGCGCGGGACGGCGTCTTGAGCGTTACGAGCTGACCGTCGAGCGGATGCGAGCGGACGCGGATACGATGCTTGCCGACCCGTCGTATCGCGCCGTTGCGCAGCGGATCGCTCAAGAGATCATCGGGATGCCCGGAGTCGACCAGGCCGCGCTCCTTGTCGAGCAGCTCGCGGTGGAGCGCCGGCCGATTCCGACCACGCGGCTTGACGCTAGATGAACATAGGTCATGGGATGCTGCAGACGCTGACATCAAGACGTTGTGCTAGCGTTTCAGAAAGCCCGGCCCTATAGACCGCGGAAGAAATCGAGGGAGCCCTGAATGGCCGATACACGGAAGTTGCCTCCCGCCGTCGCATTGACCCGCATGGTCTCGGGGTTCCAGCTTCCGCGAGCGCTGCAGGTCGCGGCACGTCTGAAGTTTGGTCGGTACATTCGGGAAAGCCCGCGAAGCGCGGAGGATCTCGCCACTGCCTTGGGTCTGCACGCCCGCACCCTCCACCGCCTTCTCCGCTTCCTGTCGGAACACGGCGTCTTCGAGGAGCGCGAGGCCGGCATCTTCGGACCGACCGAACTCTCTGATCACCTCAATCTCGTCGACTCGATTTTCGTGGGCGACGAGAGCTGGGCGGCGTGGGGCGCCCTCCCGGAGGCGCTGCGCACGGGAAGACCGACTTTCGAGAGCGCCAATGGCGCGCCGTTCTTCGAGTACGCGGCGAGCCATCCCGAGCAGAATCAGAACTGGAACGACTGGAATTCTGTGACCGGTGGATCGTGGCTCCCACCGGTGGTGACTGCGCTTGGACTCAAGGGATCCGAGACCGTCGTGGACGTTGGGGGAGGCCAGGGAAATCTTCTGATCGAGATCCTCACACGATATCCTTCCTGTCGAGGTGTGCTGGTGGACCTGCCGGCTGTTGTCGAAGGCGCAGAAGCTCACTTGGAGCGAGCGGGTGTCCTCGATCGTTGCACCCTCGTTCCTGGAGACGCCTTTGCGAGCATTCCGACGGGAGGCGATGTCTACACGGTCTGCCGCGTACTTTTGAACTGGGATGATGACAGAGCTCTGAGCCTCCTTCAGAACTGCAATCGCGCCGCCGGCGCGCAGGCCCGGCTGCTGCTCGTCGATCTCCTGCTCCCGGAAAAGGGAGATCCAGCACGCCCCCTCCTCGCGCGAAACGATCTCAACCTCTTCCTCATGCAGGGGGGCGCGCATCGAACCCGCGAAGAAATGGCAACGCTATTCGCAGCGGCCGGACTGCAACTCGTCGGCGTCAGTTCCGCGGCGAGTCCGCACGCGGGCGGCTGGTGGCAGGTGATTGAAGGTCGTCGGCTGAGCGCGGCGTAAGCTGGAGCACAACTGAGGTGTCATGACTCTCGCAGCGAGCCTCGGCCCGGTAGCGGAGACTCGGATTCAGCCAGGCGACACTCACCTCTGTCCTGCGGGTGAGCGCGAACAGATCATCGTCGTGGTGCGTGGGGCCGACCTCGAAGTGGTCGGTGCGTCATCTTCCGAATTTGAGCGCAGGGTGGAGGGCCTTGTATTCCTACGCCACGCTCGCACTACACAGCGCACCCGGAACAACGGGACCACGGAGTATGCCGAGCTTGCTGTCGAGATCCTATGAAGGAGCCCGACCGACTCTGGGTGCGCCGTTCAGCAAGGCGCGAGAGCTGCCGCGAGCCGCTGAGCAGCTCGGGTGAAACGCGGCGAGGGGAAGACTCGGCCCGCTCGTACAGCGGACGCGCGCGGCCGGCAGGTCCAGCGGCTTGTTGTGTGGCATCGCCTTCGAACACGGATCTACTTCGAGGAAATAACGTTCGCATGACGGACCAGCAGCCTCCACCGTCCATTCTCGTTCCGCCAGATGTGCGTATAGCGCCGCCGTACGGTCTTGCCGGCGTCTGGATGACTGCCCTGAGGGACTACGGTCTCGCCGCCAAAGGTCACGGCGATGTCGCCATAAATTGCAACATGCTCCGTCGTACGGGAAAACGAGATGTAGCTGAACCGGGACGCCCGAACCGACTCGAGAACCTCTTGCTTCGCCATGACGGCGTTGTTGGGCGCATGTAGCAAGGCGTCAGGTGAATAGAGATCCTCGAGGGTCGCAACGTCGAGATCGAGTACCGCTTTCGCGCCCCGCTGATCGAGTTCTCGCAGGGCTGCTTCTGAGCGACGCTCGGTCGATCGATCATCTGAGGGGGAAGAATCGTCTTGGCTCTTCTGCTCGCGCCCACGTAGACGCCATCGGAAGTCGCAGTAGGGCGCGCCCTGCATCAGAGTCTGGGTCCCCCGTCCGAACTCCCAATCGGGTCGGAGTTTGGCCTGCGTCACGAAGTCAACGCCGCACGTGAGCAGCGCTCCAATTTCCGGCTCGCCGATTTCGCGGAAGTATTCGGCAAACTGGCAACGCGTCATGTTGATTCCAAACGCGCTATCGGTGTCGTGGACGACTTCGGTTTCGACAGGAAAGTTGTGCGCGACGTTGCCTTCTCTCGGGTGCGTGTTCCGAGCCGGCGTTCGACCAGCTTGCCAGTTGGCATACGCGTCGGCGATCGCTTGGCCGACGATCGCATGCGCTCGTTCCCTCCCGAGTTCACCCTCCAGGGCTTTGACGATCGGGATCACGATCCGCGCCTGGATCTTGACCGCGTCGAGCATGGGCAGCTTAGCAGTCATGAACACGCTCCTCGCGGCTCAGTGAAGCTGAGCCAACTATCGCTTTACCTTCATCCGCACGAACAGAACCGACCAACCCCGCGAACGGGCAACGGGAATACCACCATCCGCGCGTCCAACTCTAGTCCCCATTTCCGAGTGCCCTCCGTTGCGGTGGCGCTGCTGCCGGCTCCAGACTCGACGACCCTCGCCGCATAGCACCGTGACGACTCCTCGCCAAGCGATACGCCGGGCTCCCCACCCGCGTGCGCTGCGATTCAGCGCGTGAAGTGTCGGAACGGCCCGAATCGGCCGATGCGTGGCACGCTCGGCTCGATGGAGGCCGAAAGCGAAGGTGTGCGCGATCAGCGCGCCGAACAGTGCCATCCTGCCGTCATTGGTATACTCGGTACGGTCTACATCACTCCGTTGACCTGGGCACTGTGGCTGCACGATACTGCGCGCCAACTGAGTGGAGGAGTGTTATGCGCGAAGGCTGGCCGAACCTGTCCGCGGTCAACACACACGTGCGTGTCGTCAGCGACTTGCGATTTCCACCCGCTCTGGTGGTCGTACTATCTTGCGCGCTCTTGGTCCACACGGGCTGCGGCGCGCTCCGCCATGCGGTCTCCCCCACGAACTTTGACGTTGTCGTGCTCAATGGCCGCGTGATCGATCCTGAGTCGCAGCTCGACGGTGTGCGCAACGTCGGCATCGTGGGCGCGAAGATCGCGATGGTGACCACGGGCGCCATCGAAGGAGATCGGGTGATCGAGGCCCGCGGCTTGATCGTCGCGCCCGGCTTCATCGATCTGCATTCACACGGGCAGGATGCGGAGAACTATGTGCTGAAGGCCATGGACGGGGTTACCACTGCCTTGGAGCTCGAGGTTGGCGTCGGCGACGTCGATCGATGGTACGCCCAGCGCGAGGGCCGGGCGTTGATCAACTACGGCGCCACCGCCGGGCACATTCCGGCGCGCATGGCCGTGATGCACGATCCGGGTGAATTTCTGCCGACGGGTGATGCCGCACACCGTGCCGCCACCGACGCCGAGCTGGCAGAGATCACGCGACAGGTGACCCACGGGCTGGAACGCGGCGCGCTCGGTGTCGGACTGGGGATCCAATACACCCCGGCGGCGACGCGCTGGGAGGTGCTGGAGATGTTTCGCGTGGCGGCGCGATTCAATACGCCGGTTCATGTGCATATGCGTTTTGTCGGTCTCATGGAGCCGAACGGTTCCGTCGACGCGACCGAGGAAGTGATCGCCGCCGCGACCCTGACTGGTGCGCCCCTGCATATCGTGCATGTCTCCAGCATGGGATTGGGTAACACGGGCCGCTTGCTGCAAATGATCACGGAAGCGCGAGCCCGCGGCTTGGATGTGACCACCGAGTGCTATCCCTACACGGCGGCGGCGACGCGGATCGAATCGGGCATGTTTGACGATGGCTGGCAGCAACGGATGGGCGCGGACTATCACGACCTGCAATGGGCGGCGACCGGGGAACGGCTGACGGCCGAATCCTTTGCGCGCTATCGAAAAACCGGGGGCAGAGTCATCGGCCACGTGATTCCCGAGTCGGCCGTCAACGAAGCGCTGCGTAGCCCGCTGACGATGATCGCCAGCGACGGCCGGCTGGAGCATGGAAAGGGACACCCGCGCAGCGCCGGCACCTACGCCCGCGTCCTGGGCCACTACGTGCGCGAGGAAAAGGTGCTGACCTGGATGGAGGCGGTGCGCAAGATGACGATCATGCCGGCGCAGCGGTTGGAGCAGCGCGCGCCGATGATGCGCAACAAGGGCCGCATCAAAGTTGGCGCCGATGCGGACATCACGATCTTTGACCCGGAACGAGTCATTGATCGCGCCACGTACGAGGAGCCGGCGTTGCCGTCCGCGGGGATTCAGCACGTGCTCATCGCTGGCGTACGAGTAGTGACGGATGGCAAGTTGGTTGACGGTGTGACCCCGGGCCGGCCGGTGCGGGCACCGGTGAAAGGGGGGCGTGTAGAATGAAACGACAAGCGTACACGATCGCCAGCATAGTGATCATTGCGAGCCTCTGGGCTGCGTGTAGCGCGCAGAGGCGCGGCTCAACACTCGACAATGCCTCTACCGGATCGACGCAGATCACGTCTGCGACCTTGGCGGCTCCGATCCGATTTCTCGCCAGCGATCTTTTGGAAGGGCGCGGCCCCGGCACGCGGGGCGATCTGTTGGCACGCCTGTACATCGCGACGCAGATGCAAGCGCTGGGCTTGGAGCCGGGCGGTGTGGACGGGTCATGGGAGCAACCGGTGCCGCTGTTGGGTGTGACCGGGCAACTCGGACCGCTCGGTGCAGCCGGAACCAAGAGTTCACTGGCGCTGACACCGTCGGACGACTTCGTCTCCTTTCGCTTCGTGTCGGCCAGCGAGACCGTCTCGTTGGGCGGCGAGGAGCTGGTGTTTGCCGGTTATGGAATTCAAGCGCCGGAGTACCAGTGGGATGACTACAAAGATACGGATGTGCGCGGCAAGGTCGTGCTCCTCCTCTACAACGATCCCGACTGGGATCCTGCGCTGTTCGCCGGCAAGCGCCGGGTCTACTACGGGACACCGCAGTACAAGATCGAGGCGGCGGCGCGTCGTGGCGCGAAAGGCATCGTCCTGATCCATACGCGCGAGTCGGCCGGTTGGCCGTGGCAAGTCGCGCAGACATCGAGCGCCGGCGAGCAATCACGACTCATAGAGAACACCAGACCACAAACGGACGTGTGCCTGATGGTCACCGAAGACAGTGCGCGTCGGCTGGCTGCGCTCGGCGGTCATGATCTGAGCCAGCTCGTGGCGGCGGCACACAGCCGAGACTTCGCGCCCGTTCGGCTCAACGTGACGCTGCGGCTGCGTATCGAGAACCAGTTGCGGCGCTACGAGTCGGCAAACGTCGTCGGGATTCTGCGCGGCCGCGATCCGCAGCTTCGCGACGAGTCCGTCGTTTTCACCGCTCATCACGATCATCTCGGCCTCAAACCGCGACCTGATGGCACGCTCGACATCTACAACGGCGCCGTCGACAACGCCGCGGGTGTTGCGCAGCTCCTGGCGATCGCCCGTGCCTTCACGGCGCTCCGCGAACGGCCACGCCGCTCGATCGTCTTCGTGACGGTCACCGCGGAAGAACAGGGGTTGCTGGGATCGGAGTACTTCGCGGTGCATCCGACGCTTCCGTCCGGCCATCTGGTCGCCGAGGTGAACTTTGATGGCGGCAATGTTTTCGGGCGAACGCGCGACGTCTCCTTCGTCGGCGGACGGAAGTCGTCACTCTACGACCTCGCCGCTGAGCTGGCCCAACGCCAAGGCCGCTCGGTCGTCGACGAACTCTTTCCAGAGGATGGGGCCTTCTACCGCTCCGATCAATTCAGCTTCGCCCGCGTCGGCGTGCCGGTGCTGTGGGCGCGGTCGGGAACCGACGTGATCGGCCGACCGCCGGGATGGGGAAAGGAGCAGCGCTTAGAGTTCATCGCCAAGCGCTACCATCAACCGAGCGACGACTTCGATCCCAAATGGGATCTTGGCGGGATGGTCGACGACGCACAGCTCGCCTTCGCCGTCGGTCTCGATGTCGACAACGCCGACCAGCCGCCGGCATGGCTTCCCGGAGACGAGTTCGCAGCGGCACGCCGACCCAAGCCATAGTAAGACGGCGACACTGGAGGTTCGCGATGCCGTACGTCGACGCCAACAGGATTCACACCTACTACGAGCACCACGGCGATGGGCCGCCTGCCGTGCTCTTGCATGGTGCGGCGATGGTGGCCGAAGGCTGGGGGCCGCAGATCGGCGCCTTCTCGAAACACTTCACCGTGTACGTGCCTGAGCGCCGTGGCGTTGGACGTAGCGCGGATATCGATAGACCCTGGACCTACTTCGAGATGGCGCGCGACACCGCCGCGTTCATGGACACACTGAAGATACGCGAGGCCGCCGTCATCGGGCTCAGCGACGGCGGCAACATCGGATTGATCCTTGCCTACTCACGACCGGATCTGGTGAGGAAGTTGGTGGTGAGCGGAGCGAACTCCAGCGCCGACGGCCTCGGCCCGTTCAAGGACGAGGTTGCGCAGATGACACCGGAAGCGTTGCTAGCGACAGCGCCACCCCAGGTGCAGCCGTGGATCGAAGTGCATCGCCGCGTCTCGCCGGACCGCGGCGCCGACCTCGTTCGGTCGTTCGCAAAAATGCGGCGCATGTGGCTCGACTACGAAATCCCCGTGGCGTCGCTGGCGGCGATCGCTGTTCCGACACTGGTGATGGCGGGCGATCAAGACCTCATCCCGGTCACGCACACGGTTGAAATCTGGTCGGCG includes:
- a CDS encoding four helix bundle protein, with translation MSKGFIPTHGGYKKLLSHQKAQIVYDATVSFCGRFVDKRSRTHDQMIQAARSGKQNIIEGSMASATSKETEIKLTNVARASLEELLADYRDFLRVRGIEEWPKDHSYAQRLRNLNKIPNATYATFRKGIENSDPAIAANVIIGLIRVASYLLDRQLRYLEEAFVKEGGLRERMTRARLEERKRAR
- a CDS encoding LLM class flavin-dependent oxidoreductase; its protein translation is MKFALQVAGIMNAMRSSARLYGSPAATGDRVRNDQMGIEAVVSQTLLAESLGFDAVFVPDHYVFEAMGTLRPEVPAYELFFVMATLVQRTRTIRIASYVACMLYRHPAMHARLLAQVDEASDGRVIAGVGAGWMRAEFEMMGIDFPDVSERLQRMDEAVAIIRGLWRPEPFTLAGKFYRVKDAVCLPRPMQQPHPPLMLGGSGAGILRRAGEWADIVHMVPALGKAGTATLTELQKFNDAAVRQKLARVREAEARAGRPKGAVQYASTIFNLQITSSLAQTRQVLEGMAAFFGPTAEQARRHPMVLAGTPGEIVDELRRRESEHGLSLLAINVKGEEQLTEFGEKVVAKM
- a CDS encoding glycosyltransferase family 1 protein, with translation MRIMFTSIGGHGHFRPMAPLAQALRDAHHDVVVATMESFRGSVEDLGLEIIPVGITYVEAMRRLHAAHPEFRSLRPEEESRRVVTDLFIGILTPSILEALPRLLGWAPDVVVREEGEFAGPIVAAKAGVPWVDHGWGPMRPPEMVMAAAAALEPLWRAHGLEPDTAGGTYRWLYFDPCPPSLQFPYAASVEVAHLVRPEIARSRRPASGLDWINRVHRPIVYVTLGTAPRFAGDLEFFQIVIAALAGEVELVITVGPEGDPDAIGSVPDGVHVERFIPQAALLPHCALVISNGGSGSTLGALSHGVPVLAVPAASPSQRRNADALAASGAGRRLERYELTVERMRADADTMLADPSYRAVAQRIAQEIIGMPGVDQAALLVEQLAVERRPIPTTRLDAR
- a CDS encoding L-2-amino-thiazoline-4-carboxylic acid hydrolase, producing MTAKLPMLDAVKIQARIVIPIVKALEGELGRERAHAIVGQAIADAYANWQAGRTPARNTHPREGNVAHNFPVETEVVHDTDSAFGINMTRCQFAEYFREIGEPEIGALLTCGVDFVTQAKLRPDWEFGRGTQTLMQGAPYCDFRWRLRGREQKSQDDSSPSDDRSTERRSEAALRELDQRGAKAVLDLDVATLEDLYSPDALLHAPNNAVMAKQEVLESVRASRFSYISFSRTTEHVAIYGDIAVTFGGETVVPQGSHPDAGKTVRRRYTHIWRNENGRWRLLVRHANVISSK
- a CDS encoding amidohydrolase family protein produces the protein MREGWPNLSAVNTHVRVVSDLRFPPALVVVLSCALLVHTGCGALRHAVSPTNFDVVVLNGRVIDPESQLDGVRNVGIVGAKIAMVTTGAIEGDRVIEARGLIVAPGFIDLHSHGQDAENYVLKAMDGVTTALELEVGVGDVDRWYAQREGRALINYGATAGHIPARMAVMHDPGEFLPTGDAAHRAATDAELAEITRQVTHGLERGALGVGLGIQYTPAATRWEVLEMFRVAARFNTPVHVHMRFVGLMEPNGSVDATEEVIAAATLTGAPLHIVHVSSMGLGNTGRLLQMITEARARGLDVTTECYPYTAAATRIESGMFDDGWQQRMGADYHDLQWAATGERLTAESFARYRKTGGRVIGHVIPESAVNEALRSPLTMIASDGRLEHGKGHPRSAGTYARVLGHYVREEKVLTWMEAVRKMTIMPAQRLEQRAPMMRNKGRIKVGADADITIFDPERVIDRATYEEPALPSAGIQHVLIAGVRVVTDGKLVDGVTPGRPVRAPVKGGRVE
- a CDS encoding M28 family peptidase — protein: MKRQAYTIASIVIIASLWAACSAQRRGSTLDNASTGSTQITSATLAAPIRFLASDLLEGRGPGTRGDLLARLYIATQMQALGLEPGGVDGSWEQPVPLLGVTGQLGPLGAAGTKSSLALTPSDDFVSFRFVSASETVSLGGEELVFAGYGIQAPEYQWDDYKDTDVRGKVVLLLYNDPDWDPALFAGKRRVYYGTPQYKIEAAARRGAKGIVLIHTRESAGWPWQVAQTSSAGEQSRLIENTRPQTDVCLMVTEDSARRLAALGGHDLSQLVAAAHSRDFAPVRLNVTLRLRIENQLRRYESANVVGILRGRDPQLRDESVVFTAHHDHLGLKPRPDGTLDIYNGAVDNAAGVAQLLAIARAFTALRERPRRSIVFVTVTAEEQGLLGSEYFAVHPTLPSGHLVAEVNFDGGNVFGRTRDVSFVGGRKSSLYDLAAELAQRQGRSVVDELFPEDGAFYRSDQFSFARVGVPVLWARSGTDVIGRPPGWGKEQRLEFIAKRYHQPSDDFDPKWDLGGMVDDAQLAFAVGLDVDNADQPPAWLPGDEFAAARRPKP
- a CDS encoding alpha/beta fold hydrolase, which produces MPYVDANRIHTYYEHHGDGPPAVLLHGAAMVAEGWGPQIGAFSKHFTVYVPERRGVGRSADIDRPWTYFEMARDTAAFMDTLKIREAAVIGLSDGGNIGLILAYSRPDLVRKLVVSGANSSADGLGPFKDEVAQMTPEALLATAPPQVQPWIEVHRRVSPDRGADLVRSFAKMRRMWLDYEIPVASLAAIAVPTLVMAGDQDLIPVTHTVEIWSAIPGAQLCIAPGASHFWLQEMSALANGLILDFLLKRVA